One Pseudostreptobacillus hongkongensis genomic window carries:
- a CDS encoding histidine-type phosphatase, protein MFTEKYIPNTDEVNIYANSMQRTIATAQYFSSGFMPIANLRFYHRYSASKIDPIFHPRLTKVSKEFEDEALKQIATMGLKDGISKNLDSNYKFLSKVLNMKESNVCKQGTCNFDDYNTKITFKLGDKPKMSGSLKLATQAAGVVKE, encoded by the coding sequence ATGTTTACTGAAAAATATATTCCAAATACAGATGAAGTAAATATTTATGCAAATAGTATGCAAAGAACTATAGCAACAGCACAATACTTCTCTAGTGGATTTATGCCTATAGCAAATTTAAGATTTTATCATAGATATTCAGCTAGTAAAATAGATCCTATTTTTCATCCTCGTTTAACAAAGGTAAGTAAAGAGTTTGAAGATGAAGCTCTTAAACAAATAGCAACTATGGGATTAAAAGATGGAATAAGTAAAAATCTTGATTCTAATTATAAATTTCTATCAAAAGTTTTAAATATGAAAGAATCAAATGTATGTAAACAAGGAACATGTAATTTTGATGATTATAATACTAAAATAACATTTAAATTAGGAGATAAACCTAAAATGTCAGGTTCATTAAAACTTGCAACACAGGCTGCAGGTGTAGTTAAAGAATAA